Within Saccharomonospora cyanea NA-134, the genomic segment TCATGCTCGAGCCCGACGGCACCGTCAAGGTGCTCGACTTCGGACTCGCCGTCGCACTCGACCTCGCCGGCATGTCACGGATCACCCGAACGGGCCAAAATGTCGGCACCCCCGCCTACATGGCGCCCGAACAGGTTCTCGCAGCCATGAGTGAACCTCGCACGGACCTCTACGCCCTCGGCTGCACTGTCTACGAGATGCTCACCGGACAACCGGTGTTCACCGGACAGACGTCCTACACAGTCATGAACAAGCAGGTGGGTGAGCGTCCGGAACCTGTGAGGTCGTTGCGCCCGGAAGTTCCCCCCGAGCTGGACGCGCTGGTCGGTGAGCTGCTGGAGAAGAAGCCGGAGGACCGACCCGGGTCGGCGCAGGAGGTGTACGAGCGGCTGTTGCCGTTCGCTGTCGAGGTCGGCCCGATCCCGGGCGTACTCACACCGCCGACCGTGTGGAGTCCGGTGCGGATGTACGCCGCTGTGGTCGGTCACGCCTTCGCCGGGTCGGCCGGTGTATCTGAGAGGTCCACCGGGAACGCGGCGGACAGTCGACGCACCGAGCAGGACGAAAGGCCTGGTCCCGGTGAATCCGGTCCGACGCCATCTCGCGGACGTAGGCCGATCACTCGGGACGAGCTCGAAGAAGCCCGAGCGGACGCCGGTGAACTCGCCACGCAGACCCGCTACCGGGAGGCTGCCGAAGTACTCGCGGCCGTGACCGAACGCGCAGCCGAGGCCTTCGGCGAAGCCGACGACGAAGTGCTGACGGTGCGACTCGAACTCGCGAATGTGTTGTTCGAGGGTGGTGACTATCATGCCGCCGCCCCGGCGTACGAGAAGTTGGTCGCGTACCTCGTCGAACGGGACGGCCACGACAGTGAGCTGGCGTTCCGGTGCCGCGCCCAGTACGCGGAATGCCAGGCCAGACTGGGCAAGACCGAGGATGCGGTGACTGTGGCCATCGACCTGCTCGAAGACCTCGACCGTGTGTACGGTGGCGCCGATCCCCGTACTCTCGATCTACGTCGACAGATCGGCCTGTGGCAGTTGGCCGCTGGACGTCATGGCGAAGCCGGCTCGACACTACGGCGGCTGCTGGACGACCTTGTGCTCCACCACGGCGAACGGCATCCCACCGTGCCGTACGTGCGTGATCTCCTCGCCGGTCTCCGGGAAAACTGAAAAGTCCGTCACAACTACGCAACAACCACGACGTGGCCGCAACGGACGAGGGAACGGACCCGACGAACACGCGCACGCTCGTTCGAAGGGAAACCCCATGTCCAATGCCTTCACACCACTACCCACCCCGGGCCCTGCCTCGGCTCCGGCCCGCTCGAAGCCGAGGCGCTGGCCGTGGCTCACCGGGTACGCCGCCGCGTTCCTGCTCGGCCTCGCCGTCGGCGCCGTCGGTGACAGCAAGGCGACCAAGGTCGTCACCGAGCAGGTCGAAGTTCCCGGAGAGATCCCCGGGGAGCAGCGGGAGGCCCTCCAACAGCGGGAGGCCGAACTCGACGAGCGCAACATCGAACTCGACGAGCGCAGCGCCGAACTCGACGCCCGGGAGGCGGCCCTTCAAGAGGAGGAGCAGGAAGTCGCTGCCAACACCATCGGCGAAGGGGTCTGGACCGTCGGGGTGGACATCGAGCCCGGCACCTACCGCGCCACAGACGTGAGCTCGATGTGCTACTGGGAGATCCGCCAGACCGGTGTCACCGGGTTCGAGGGAGTGATCAACAACGGCCTCCCGGGTGGCGGCAACCCCTCGGTGACCTTGTCGGAAGGCCAGGACTTCCAGACGAACCGCTGCGGTGAGTGGACGAAGCAGTGACCCTCACCAGGCCACCGACGACTGCACTCCCGGGATCTCGCCGCCACGGAAGGCGTTGACGAACAGCCGGTGGTCCTCCCGGGTCTGCACGGCGTAGCGCATGCCGAAATCGGTCAGCGACCGCACGAACTCGGTGTCGTCTCGTCCCACCGCCTTGGCGATGGCCTGCTCCACCTGGAACGTCACGAGCGTCTGCTCCGAGTCGGCGTCGGCCACGCAGTGCATCTTCGCTGTCGCGCGGCCGAGGTAGTCGAGCACGGAAGCCATGTCGGAGGGCTCGGTGAGGTCCGACCAGTCGAGGTCCTGGACATAGGGCGACAGCTCCGACACCACGAACCCGGTACCGCCGATCTCCGTGTGGCCGAGCCACGGATCGGCGTGCGCCTGCAACGCGCGTTGTGACACGGCGGTGCGGTGCCCGTGGTGCCGGAAGTACCGGTGGATGCGCTCGTCGGGCACGATGCGGCTGGGCGCGGCCACGTTGCCCTGTTTCATCGACAGCACGACGTCGTTCTCCAACGCCTGGGTACGGCCCTCCACCAGAACGTTGTACGCGGGCAGCCCGGCCGAGCCGATGCCGAAACCCTGTCGTCCGACGATGTCCTTCACCTCGTACGTCAGGCTTCCGAAGCGCTTGTTCTCGGGGATCGTGCGCAGGTACTGGCCGAAGGCGTGTGTGGCGGCGGCGTGTTCGGCCTCGCCCAGCTCTCGCACCCCGGCTCCGCGCCGAAAGCGCCGGTCGTGACCGTCCACCACCGTGAGGTGCTCCAGCAGCTCCACGCGCGTCTTCATGCGGGCGTCCAGGAGTACCTCGTGCACGATTCCGTCGGTGGTGTCGAGCTGCAGCCGGTACTTCTGGTCACCCGGGTGCTCGGCGAAGTGCCGCACCTGGGAGAGATAGGCACGCAGGTACGTCTCGGCGAGCCGCCGGATACCGTCGTCGGAGACGGCCTTGTTCCACGCCAGCAGTGCCACGCTCGCCACGAGCCTGCGCAGGTCCCAGGTGAAACTGCCGAGGTACGCCTCGTCGAAGTCGTTGACGTCGAACACGAGCACGCCCGAGGAGTCCATGTACGTGCCGAAGTTCTCGGCGTGCAGGTCACCCTGGATCCACACCCGGCCGGTGCGCTCGTCCGCCCACGGGTCGTCGACGGCGACCATGTCGTGGTAGAAGACGCAGGCCGCGCCCCGGTAGAAGCTGTAAGGGTCGGCCGCCATCTTGCGGAACTTCTTGCGGAACGCCGCCGGGTCGGCTCGCATCAGCTCGTCGAAGGCGTTCACCAGCACGTCGACGATCTCCGCGCGCCGCTGTTCGCTGTGTTGCCGCACCTGTGCCACCGGGTCACTCATGAGGCACCTCGCGCTCGTCGGAGGGGCCGTTGCCTTCTCAAGCCTCACACGCGCGGGATCCGCCCGCAGTGTCGACCGCGGTGGCGGGAACCCGGATGTGCGGCCCTCGGCGGCCTGTGAAGGCCACCTCGTTCACCCCTCGGTGTGGTTTGGACGCCACCCCGGTTGGGCGCCCCCACAGGTGTTACCGCCCAGGTCGCGGGCGTTTCCCGTGTCCGCGACCCCAACCGGAAGGCTGAGAGCTCATGCTGATTCGCAACGCCGCTCTGGCGTTCGTCTTCGCTGCCGGGACCGCGCTGCCCGCCACCGGAGTCGCGAACGCCCAACCGGACCTCGACTGTGCGAACTTCTCCAGCCAGGCGGAGGCGCAGGCCGAGTTCGACCGGGACACCAATGACCCCCATCGGCTCGATGCCGACGATGACGGCATCGCCTGCGAAGCCCTGAACGGCACCACGAACGGCACGACGACCCCCACCGAGCCCGCACCCTCCACCGAGACGGCGCCCGGTGGGCAGGTGGCCGAGACACCCGCCGGAGGTGTCGCCACCGGTGACGGTTCGCTCGCCGACTCCGGCCCGGCTGCCGCGCCGATCCTGTTCGGGCTGGCGGGACTCGGAACGGCGGCCACGGCCGTCGTGGTCGTCGTCCGCCGCCGCAGCGCCTGACCGGTCCCCGCGCCGCCACCGCCCGATCCGGTGGCGGCGCGGGAGCCGTCTGCTATCCCAGCGTGCGCCGCACCTCGGTGGCTGCGGCGACCAGGTTGCGCAACGCGGGCTCCACTTCGGCGTAGCCTCGGGTCTTCAGCCCGCAGTCCGGGTTCACCCACAGCCGTGAGGGCGGCACCGACGCCAGCGCGGCCCGCAGGAGTTCGACGGTCTCGGCCACCTCCGGCACCCGCGGGGAGTGGATGTCGTACACGCCGGGCCCGACTCCGCGCGCGAATCCGGCGGCCCCCAAATCGCCCAGCACCTCCATCCGCGACCGCGCGGCCTCGATGCTGGTGACGTCGGCGTCGAGCGCGGCGATGGCGTCGATGACGTCGCCGAACTCCGAGTAGCACAGGTGCGTGTGCACCTGGGTGCTCGCCCGTGCACCCGACGTGGCCAACCGGAACGCCTCCACGGCCCAGTCCAGGTACTCCTTGTGCCGGTGGGCGCGCAGCGGCAACAGCTCCCGCAGCGCTGGTTCGTCCACCTGGATCACGCCGAGTCCCGCGGCCTCCAGGTCGGCGATCTCGTCGCGGATGGCCAGGGCCACCTGCTTCGCCGTGTCCGCGAGCG encodes:
- a CDS encoding serine/threonine-protein kinase, translated to MRQRTIGHGRYELQPLARGGMGDVWVGHDTRLDREVAVKFVRFTDGVPENEIVRRFVRESRITARIRHPGVPAIFDVGTDDGKPYLVMERVHGISVSDLLAQEGRLSVAWAATIAAQTCAVLTVAHRESLVHRDLKPSNLMLEPDGTVKVLDFGLAVALDLAGMSRITRTGQNVGTPAYMAPEQVLAAMSEPRTDLYALGCTVYEMLTGQPVFTGQTSYTVMNKQVGERPEPVRSLRPEVPPELDALVGELLEKKPEDRPGSAQEVYERLLPFAVEVGPIPGVLTPPTVWSPVRMYAAVVGHAFAGSAGVSERSTGNAADSRRTEQDERPGPGESGPTPSRGRRPITRDELEEARADAGELATQTRYREAAEVLAAVTERAAEAFGEADDEVLTVRLELANVLFEGGDYHAAAPAYEKLVAYLVERDGHDSELAFRCRAQYAECQARLGKTEDAVTVAIDLLEDLDRVYGGADPRTLDLRRQIGLWQLAAGRHGEAGSTLRRLLDDLVLHHGERHPTVPYVRDLLAGLREN
- a CDS encoding DUF2252 domain-containing protein, which produces MSDPVAQVRQHSEQRRAEIVDVLVNAFDELMRADPAAFRKKFRKMAADPYSFYRGAACVFYHDMVAVDDPWADERTGRVWIQGDLHAENFGTYMDSSGVLVFDVNDFDEAYLGSFTWDLRRLVASVALLAWNKAVSDDGIRRLAETYLRAYLSQVRHFAEHPGDQKYRLQLDTTDGIVHEVLLDARMKTRVELLEHLTVVDGHDRRFRRGAGVRELGEAEHAAATHAFGQYLRTIPENKRFGSLTYEVKDIVGRQGFGIGSAGLPAYNVLVEGRTQALENDVVLSMKQGNVAAPSRIVPDERIHRYFRHHGHRTAVSQRALQAHADPWLGHTEIGGTGFVVSELSPYVQDLDWSDLTEPSDMASVLDYLGRATAKMHCVADADSEQTLVTFQVEQAIAKAVGRDDTEFVRSLTDFGMRYAVQTREDHRLFVNAFRGGEIPGVQSSVAW
- a CDS encoding excalibur calcium-binding domain-containing protein, whose protein sequence is MLIRNAALAFVFAAGTALPATGVANAQPDLDCANFSSQAEAQAEFDRDTNDPHRLDADDDGIACEALNGTTNGTTTPTEPAPSTETAPGGQVAETPAGGVATGDGSLADSGPAAAPILFGLAGLGTAATAVVVVVRRRSA